In Enterobacteriaceae bacterium Kacie_13, the following proteins share a genomic window:
- a CDS encoding SDR family oxidoreductase, producing MNLAGKKVLITAAGQGIGFNTATLFASQGAEVIATDINIDALHDIQGICPRILDVTDPQAIAAAAEEIGPVDVLFNCAGVVHSGDILTCSEREWQFALDLNVTAMFHMIRAFLPAMLERSRGSIINMSSVASSIKGVPNRFAYSASKAAVIGLTRSVAADYVTRGIRCNAICPGTVESPSLRQRIAAQAQAEGRSETEVYQAFVSRQPIGRIGKTEEIAQLALYLASDASSYTTGTIQIIDGGWSN from the coding sequence ATGAACCTGGCAGGGAAAAAAGTTCTGATCACCGCCGCCGGACAAGGCATCGGATTTAACACCGCCACGCTGTTCGCCAGTCAGGGCGCAGAGGTCATTGCTACCGACATCAATATCGATGCGCTGCATGATATCCAGGGCATTTGTCCTCGTATTCTGGATGTGACCGATCCGCAGGCCATCGCCGCTGCCGCAGAAGAGATCGGCCCGGTCGATGTGCTGTTCAACTGCGCGGGCGTGGTACACAGCGGCGATATTCTGACGTGTAGCGAACGTGAATGGCAGTTTGCCCTCGACCTCAACGTAACGGCGATGTTTCACATGATCCGCGCTTTTCTGCCCGCAATGCTCGAACGCAGCAGGGGTTCAATCATCAATATGTCGTCGGTGGCATCAAGCATCAAAGGCGTACCTAACCGTTTTGCCTACAGCGCGTCAAAAGCTGCCGTCATTGGGCTGACCCGCTCAGTCGCCGCCGATTATGTCACCCGGGGTATCCGCTGCAATGCCATCTGTCCGGGCACGGTGGAATCCCCTTCTCTGCGCCAGCGCATAGCCGCACAGGCCCAGGCGGAGGGCCGCAGCGAAACTGAGGTTTATCAGGCGTTTGTCTCACGCCAGCCTATCGGGCGTATCGGAAAAACGGAAGAAATTGCCCAACTGGCGCTGTATCTGGCTTCCGATGCCAGCTCCTATACCACCGGCACGATACAAATTATTGATGGCGGCTGGAGTAACTAA
- a CDS encoding TetR family transcriptional regulator — translation MKENPDSLRAKILDGAISLFIEKGIEKVTTRELTEHVGISRSHIYHYFRDWQTLCIEALSVVMLAELKEFTEEIALLHPQEKLHTLVRNYLPDTQGDIWQLYGSLWQLAAHNEAYAELAQLMVKKWLELLAEIISAGIHTGVFRSTNAGRVTRQLSAIMNGYSDQLIVMPSAEARQEAMDDILDFVGLVLEK, via the coding sequence ATGAAAGAAAACCCGGACTCGCTGAGAGCCAAAATTCTCGACGGCGCAATCAGCCTCTTTATCGAAAAGGGGATTGAGAAAGTTACCACGCGGGAACTGACAGAACACGTCGGCATTTCCCGCAGCCACATTTATCACTATTTCCGCGACTGGCAGACCTTATGCATCGAGGCGTTATCCGTGGTGATGCTGGCGGAGCTGAAAGAGTTCACCGAAGAGATCGCCTTGCTGCATCCACAGGAAAAACTTCATACGCTGGTGCGCAATTACTTGCCGGACACGCAGGGCGATATATGGCAGCTCTACGGATCGCTATGGCAGCTTGCCGCGCACAATGAGGCTTATGCCGAGCTGGCGCAACTGATGGTTAAGAAGTGGCTGGAGCTACTGGCAGAAATTATCAGTGCGGGCATTCACACCGGCGTTTTCCGCTCCACCAACGCCGGACGCGTTACCCGCCAGCTCTCCGCCATCATGAATGGTTACTCCGATCAACTGATCGTCATGCCTTCCGCCGAAGCCCGTCAGGAAGCCATGGACGATATCCTGGATTTTGTGGGGCTGGTGCTGGAGAAGTAA
- a CDS encoding L-rhamnose mutarotase, whose amino-acid sequence MTRRYVQALDLADDPVLIEEYQRYHQQIWPEISAHLHRYGVTTMEIYRLGNRLMMVMETTEDFDTDLFERRSLEDPKVCEWEALMWKYQRPTPWTPAGEKWVEMKRIFSLTDQP is encoded by the coding sequence ATGACCCGCCGTTACGTACAGGCACTGGATTTGGCCGACGATCCGGTTCTTATCGAAGAATATCAGCGTTATCACCAGCAAATCTGGCCGGAGATTTCTGCTCACCTGCACCGTTACGGAGTCACAACAATGGAGATTTACCGGCTGGGAAACCGGCTGATGATGGTGATGGAAACCACGGAAGACTTCGACACCGACCTGTTTGAACGCCGCAGTCTGGAAGACCCTAAAGTCTGTGAATGGGAAGCACTGATGTGGAAATATCAGCGCCCCACGCCATGGACACCTGCCGGTGAGAAATGGGTAGAAATGAAGAGGATTTTCTCCCTGACGGATCAGCCATAG
- a CDS encoding ureidoglycolate lyase — MKLLRYGNAGSERPGLLDSKGKLRDLSAHIADVRGEFLHPETLDKLRRLDPEGLPLVSGEPRLGACVAQVGKFICIGLNYADHAAETGAEIPQEPVIFSKWTSAIVGPNDDVEIPRDSVKTDWEVELGVVIGTGGRYISETDAMSHVAGYCVINDVSEREFQIERGGTWDKGKGCDTFGPTGPWLVTADEIPDPHQLNLWLEIDGKRFQNGNTRTMIFKIPEIISYLSRFMSLQAGDIISTGTPPGVGLGQKPPLYLKAGQVMRLGIEGLGEQRQKTVQA; from the coding sequence ATGAAATTATTACGTTACGGCAATGCAGGTTCAGAACGCCCCGGTTTGCTGGACAGCAAAGGTAAATTGCGCGATCTCTCTGCGCACATTGCCGATGTGCGCGGCGAATTTCTGCACCCGGAAACACTGGATAAACTGCGCCGTCTGGATCCGGAGGGCCTGCCGCTGGTCAGCGGTGAGCCGCGCCTCGGCGCCTGCGTTGCTCAGGTCGGCAAGTTTATCTGTATCGGCCTGAATTACGCCGATCATGCGGCAGAAACCGGCGCAGAAATTCCGCAAGAACCGGTTATTTTCAGTAAATGGACCAGCGCGATTGTCGGGCCGAATGACGATGTGGAAATCCCGCGTGATTCAGTCAAAACCGACTGGGAAGTGGAGCTCGGCGTGGTGATCGGCACCGGCGGGCGCTATATCAGCGAAACAGACGCGATGTCGCACGTTGCGGGCTATTGCGTGATCAACGACGTTTCGGAACGTGAGTTCCAGATTGAACGCGGCGGCACCTGGGACAAGGGCAAAGGCTGCGATACGTTCGGCCCGACCGGCCCGTGGCTGGTCACAGCGGATGAAATCCCCGATCCACATCAGCTGAACTTATGGCTGGAGATTGACGGCAAACGGTTCCAGAACGGCAATACCCGCACCATGATTTTTAAGATCCCCGAAATCATCAGCTATCTCAGCCGCTTTATGAGCCTGCAAGCCGGGGACATTATTTCTACCGGTACCCCGCCGGGCGTCGGGTTAGGGCAAAAACCGCCGCTGTATCTAAAAGCCGGTCAGGTTATGCGTTTGGGTATCGAAGGTCTGGGCGAACAGCGCCAGAAGACGGTACAAGCGTAG
- a CDS encoding amidohydrolase family protein translates to MRIDSHQHFWRYTPQDYRWISDKMAVLKQDFLPETLRNTLHRHDTQGTIVVQACSDSRETQWLLEIAEKTDFVRAVTGWIDLLSPQLEQQLETLSHPLLRGFRHQVQDEISPAQWLSDTVINKNIRQLQQRGYVYEILVTHQHLAEAVKFAERHDNYFLVLDHFGKPDLSLGAAHWAKQIAPLAAQPHVSCKLSGLLTEPRPAGVTLNDLLPYFDVALKIFGTERLLFGSDWPVCLLAESNRDPWSLCEQAIATLSSDEQAAIFGGNACAVYRLQETSNESAFAK, encoded by the coding sequence ATGCGAATCGACAGCCATCAGCATTTCTGGCGCTACACGCCGCAAGACTACCGTTGGATAAGCGACAAAATGGCGGTGTTGAAGCAGGATTTTTTGCCAGAAACATTGCGGAATACGTTACACCGTCACGACACGCAGGGCACAATCGTGGTTCAGGCATGTTCAGACAGCCGTGAAACACAGTGGCTGCTGGAAATAGCGGAAAAAACTGACTTTGTGCGCGCCGTTACCGGCTGGATAGATCTTCTGTCTCCTCAGCTTGAACAGCAGCTGGAGACGCTTTCACATCCCCTGCTGCGCGGCTTCCGGCATCAGGTTCAGGATGAAATTTCGCCCGCGCAGTGGCTGAGTGACACCGTCATTAACAAGAATATCAGGCAGTTACAGCAGCGTGGCTATGTGTACGAAATTCTGGTGACGCACCAACATCTGGCCGAAGCGGTCAAATTCGCCGAACGCCACGATAACTATTTTCTGGTGCTGGATCATTTTGGCAAACCGGACCTGAGCCTTGGCGCGGCGCATTGGGCGAAACAGATTGCGCCTCTGGCCGCCCAGCCGCACGTCAGTTGCAAACTCTCAGGTTTGCTGACGGAACCGCGTCCGGCAGGCGTCACGCTCAATGATCTGTTGCCCTATTTCGACGTCGCGCTGAAGATTTTTGGCACTGAACGGCTGTTGTTTGGCTCCGACTGGCCAGTGTGTCTGCTGGCGGAGAGTAACAGAGATCCATGGTCACTCTGCGAGCAGGCCATCGCGACGCTCAGTTCTGACGAGCAGGCAGCCATTTTTGGCGGCAATGCCTGCGCAGTTTACCGATTACAGGAAACGAGCAATGAATCTGCATTTGCAAAATAA
- a CDS encoding FCD domain-containing protein, with amino-acid sequence MPIKKLENPRIYRQIADQLKTLIESKEFPPGSRLPAERELASQLQVSRASVREALIALEVIGLVDVRVGNGVIVCHPPAMATVPSKEPVMSQAGRNQWADVDDELNIELDFTAELPPFSLLQTRRLIEPETAALAARHATDEELAAIRLAYEQNCRDNRQGSATHPGDRLFHIRIAQASGNPAYAFIIAHLLGHRYGTMFRSLQMHYTPQDMPHRSEIEHLEILTALEARDGRAAKKAMKNHLDAVIKIFGQG; translated from the coding sequence ATGCCGATAAAAAAATTAGAAAATCCCAGGATATACAGGCAGATAGCTGACCAGCTAAAAACGTTAATTGAGAGTAAGGAATTTCCGCCCGGCAGCCGCCTTCCCGCAGAGCGAGAGTTGGCCAGTCAGTTACAGGTAAGCCGGGCGTCGGTGCGTGAGGCGTTGATTGCGCTGGAAGTGATCGGCCTGGTGGATGTCCGCGTCGGCAACGGTGTGATTGTCTGTCATCCGCCTGCCATGGCGACGGTGCCGTCAAAGGAGCCGGTGATGTCTCAGGCGGGGCGCAATCAGTGGGCAGATGTGGATGATGAGCTGAATATCGAACTGGATTTTACCGCCGAGTTACCGCCATTTTCGCTGCTACAAACGCGGCGACTGATCGAACCTGAAACCGCTGCGCTGGCAGCACGACATGCAACAGATGAGGAACTTGCGGCGATCAGACTGGCATATGAGCAGAACTGTCGCGATAACCGCCAGGGGTCTGCAACGCATCCTGGTGACCGTTTATTTCATATTCGCATTGCGCAAGCCAGCGGTAACCCTGCTTACGCATTTATCATCGCTCACCTGCTCGGCCACCGTTACGGCACGATGTTTCGCAGCCTGCAAATGCATTACACACCGCAGGACATGCCGCATCGTTCCGAGATTGAACATCTTGAAATCCTGACCGCGCTGGAAGCGCGTGATGGCCGCGCGGCTAAAAAAGCCATGAAGAATCATTTAGATGCGGTGATCAAGATTTTTGGGCAAGGGTAG
- a CDS encoding fuconate dehydratase, giving the protein MTKITALRVEDVRFPTSLSLDGSDAMNPDPDYSAAYVILETDNPDLSGHGLTFTIGRGNEICCAAINALKHLVVGRELAGITADMGKFWREFTSDSQLRWIGPDKGAIHLATGAVVNAVWDLWSKAAGKPLWQLLADMSPEELVRCIDFRYITDCITPQEALTLLQQRADNKPQRLEKLLAEGYPCYTTSAGWLGYPDDKLRRLCQEAVDAGFDYLKLKVGRDLQDDIRRVRIAREVIGPDRKLMIDANQVWETDEAIPWVNALAFAKPWFIEEPTSPDDIEGHRKIRQGVAPVKVATGEMCQNRIMFKQFIMREAIDVVQIDACRMGGVNEVLAVMLMAAKYNLPVCPHAGGVGLCEYVQHLSMIDYLCIAGTHEGRVIEYVDHLHEHFLHPCDIRGAAYMPPREPGFSIEMHQASIDKYRHHA; this is encoded by the coding sequence ATGACAAAGATTACGGCTTTACGGGTTGAAGATGTGCGCTTCCCCACGTCACTCTCGCTGGATGGTTCGGATGCGATGAATCCCGACCCCGATTATTCCGCTGCTTATGTGATTTTAGAGACGGACAATCCTGACCTGAGCGGTCACGGGCTGACGTTCACCATCGGGCGCGGTAATGAAATCTGCTGTGCGGCGATTAATGCGCTGAAACATCTGGTTGTCGGTCGCGAACTGGCAGGCATTACCGCCGATATGGGTAAGTTCTGGCGTGAATTTACCAGTGACAGCCAGCTGCGCTGGATTGGCCCGGATAAAGGTGCCATCCATCTGGCGACGGGCGCGGTCGTCAATGCAGTGTGGGACTTATGGAGTAAAGCTGCCGGAAAACCGCTGTGGCAGTTATTAGCGGATATGTCGCCGGAAGAGCTGGTACGTTGCATCGATTTTCGTTACATCACTGACTGCATTACGCCGCAGGAAGCGCTGACGCTACTGCAACAACGGGCGGACAATAAACCACAAAGACTGGAAAAGCTGCTGGCAGAGGGTTACCCCTGTTACACCACGTCGGCGGGCTGGCTGGGGTATCCGGACGACAAATTACGGCGTCTGTGTCAGGAAGCGGTAGACGCCGGTTTTGACTATCTCAAGCTCAAAGTCGGCCGCGATCTGCAAGACGATATCCGCCGCGTGCGCATCGCCCGTGAAGTGATTGGCCCCGACCGCAAGCTGATGATTGACGCCAATCAGGTGTGGGAAACCGACGAGGCCATCCCGTGGGTGAACGCCCTCGCCTTTGCCAAACCGTGGTTTATCGAAGAACCGACCAGCCCGGATGACATCGAAGGCCATCGCAAAATCCGCCAGGGCGTCGCACCGGTAAAAGTGGCGACCGGCGAGATGTGCCAGAACCGTATCATGTTCAAACAGTTCATCATGCGTGAGGCTATCGACGTGGTGCAAATTGATGCCTGCCGTATGGGCGGCGTGAACGAAGTCCTGGCAGTGATGTTGATGGCCGCCAAATACAACCTGCCGGTGTGCCCGCATGCGGGCGGCGTCGGGCTGTGCGAATACGTGCAGCATCTGTCGATGATTGATTATCTGTGCATCGCCGGAACCCATGAAGGCCGGGTGATTGAATATGTCGACCACCTTCACGAGCATTTTCTCCATCCGTGTGACATCCGCGGCGCAGCCTATATGCCTCCCAGGGAGCCGGGTTTCTCGATCGAAATGCATCAGGCTTCAATCGACAAATACCGTCATCACGCCTGA
- a CDS encoding MFS transporter — MFFNNRWLTLAVVTSTLFLIVIDMTVLYTALPRLTLALGASSSEKLWIVNAYPLVVAGLLPGAGMLSDRLGHKKLFMCGLPVFALASLCAAFSPSADMLIASRVFLAVGAAMMMPATLAIVRQVFSNERERALAIGIWAAVASGAAALGPVVGGILLEYFWWGSVFLINVPVVLVVFPLALLLIPRGEGNKQRPCDFVGSAMVMAGLVGVIYALKELSQINSSWTVIFSAAVAGIFFLWLFARRQARSEQPMIDFSLFRNRAFACGVGVAITSMIAMVGIELVLTQRLQLVLGLQPIMAAMFILPIPVASALASPLAGMLLPRYGARAMMVGGFALAALGIVSYALWHQTGTAMQLISLAVLGFGLGGAITAASTSIMLNAPEEKAGMVAAIEDVSWEMGGVLGVTLLGGLMTAVYSRSLSLPTELVTGDGAYDSLDEALRIAASLSPEHASLITNLARTAFDQAFMAVLICAAVLVTVSVVVLKMVLRKSLGARQSS; from the coding sequence ATGTTTTTCAATAATCGCTGGCTGACACTGGCTGTTGTCACCAGTACGCTTTTCCTGATCGTCATCGATATGACGGTGTTATACACAGCATTGCCGCGCCTTACGCTGGCTTTGGGTGCATCGTCTTCTGAAAAATTATGGATAGTGAATGCCTATCCGCTGGTCGTCGCGGGCCTGCTGCCCGGCGCGGGTATGCTGAGCGACCGTCTCGGCCACAAAAAACTGTTTATGTGCGGGCTGCCGGTGTTTGCGCTGGCCTCCCTGTGCGCGGCGTTCTCACCTTCCGCCGATATGCTGATCGCTTCACGCGTATTCCTCGCGGTTGGTGCGGCGATGATGATGCCCGCGACGCTGGCAATTGTGCGTCAGGTGTTTTCCAATGAACGCGAAAGGGCGCTGGCCATCGGCATCTGGGCAGCAGTCGCCTCAGGTGCCGCGGCGCTCGGGCCGGTAGTCGGCGGTATTCTGCTGGAATATTTCTGGTGGGGATCGGTGTTCCTGATTAACGTGCCGGTGGTGCTGGTCGTCTTCCCGCTGGCGCTGTTGCTGATCCCTCGCGGCGAGGGTAACAAACAGCGTCCGTGTGATTTCGTCGGATCGGCGATGGTCATGGCCGGACTGGTCGGCGTGATTTATGCGCTGAAAGAGCTGAGCCAGATTAATTCGTCATGGACAGTTATCTTCAGCGCTGCCGTTGCGGGCATATTCTTCCTCTGGTTGTTCGCCCGTCGTCAGGCGCGCTCTGAGCAACCGATGATCGATTTCTCGCTGTTTCGCAACCGCGCGTTTGCCTGCGGCGTCGGTGTGGCGATCACCTCAATGATCGCAATGGTCGGTATTGAACTGGTTCTGACGCAGCGGTTGCAACTGGTGCTCGGATTACAGCCGATCATGGCGGCGATGTTTATTCTGCCGATCCCGGTAGCCTCCGCGCTGGCTTCGCCGCTGGCAGGTATGTTGCTGCCGCGCTACGGTGCCCGCGCCATGATGGTGGGCGGATTTGCTCTCGCGGCGCTGGGGATTGTGAGTTATGCGCTGTGGCACCAGACCGGCACGGCGATGCAACTTATCAGCCTCGCGGTGTTAGGTTTCGGCCTCGGGGGAGCGATCACTGCGGCCTCGACGTCGATTATGCTTAACGCACCGGAAGAAAAAGCGGGCATGGTTGCGGCTATCGAAGACGTCTCGTGGGAGATGGGCGGGGTACTGGGCGTAACCTTACTGGGTGGCCTGATGACCGCGGTCTACAGCCGCAGCCTGTCACTGCCGACGGAATTAGTCACCGGCGATGGCGCGTATGACAGTCTCGACGAAGCGCTGCGCATTGCGGCCAGTCTCAGCCCTGAACATGCCTCGCTTATTACCAATTTGGCGCGGACAGCGTTCGATCAGGCCTTTATGGCGGTGCTGATTTGCGCGGCGGTGCTGGTGACCGTAAGTGTCGTGGTGTTGAAAATGGTATTACGTAAGTCCTTGGGCGCGCGCCAATCTTCCTGA
- the fucP gene encoding L-fucose:H+ symporter permease, producing the protein MLADKTASPAYAERKTTSGFRLAFILVTTLFFLWGLSYGLLDVLNKHFQEVLHVNKAQSGLLQAAYFGAYFIIALPAGFFMDRFGYKAGILVGLCLYALGALLFVPAASAGSFGMFLLALFVIALGLGCLETAANPFATVLGDPAGAERRLNLSQSFNGLGQFIGPVIGGSLFFSATQGTTAEGLSSVKMTYVAIAVLVLLIAFVFGRTKLPDIREQSTSEAHGLEKGLWQHGHFTGGVIAQFFYVAAQVGVGAFFINYTTEHWHTLSNQNASYLLSVGMISFMVGRFFSTWLMGFVRPATLLVIYAITNIVLCGVVVAGIDNVSVIALVAIFFFMSIMFPTIFAMGVKNMGKQTKRASSVMIMAIVGGAIMPYLMGAIADRYTTAVSYALPMVCFAVVLTYALRQRAK; encoded by the coding sequence ATGCTCGCTGACAAAACCGCTTCACCTGCTTATGCGGAGCGCAAAACAACGTCCGGTTTCCGGCTCGCGTTTATTCTGGTCACTACGCTGTTTTTCCTGTGGGGCTTATCCTACGGGCTGCTGGATGTACTTAATAAACATTTTCAGGAAGTGTTACACGTCAATAAAGCCCAATCGGGCTTACTTCAGGCGGCGTACTTCGGCGCCTATTTTATCATCGCTCTGCCTGCCGGTTTCTTTATGGACAGGTTCGGCTACAAGGCTGGGATCCTGGTGGGATTATGCCTGTATGCGCTGGGTGCCTTGTTATTCGTTCCGGCCGCCAGCGCAGGCAGCTTTGGCATGTTTCTGCTCGCGCTGTTTGTAATAGCGCTGGGGCTGGGGTGTCTCGAAACTGCCGCTAACCCCTTTGCCACCGTACTCGGTGACCCTGCCGGTGCTGAACGCCGCCTGAATCTTTCCCAGTCCTTCAACGGATTAGGCCAGTTTATTGGCCCGGTGATCGGCGGCTCGTTGTTCTTTAGCGCCACCCAGGGAACCACCGCAGAAGGCCTTTCGTCGGTGAAAATGACGTATGTGGCCATCGCGGTGTTAGTGCTGCTGATCGCCTTTGTGTTTGGTCGTACAAAGCTGCCGGATATCCGCGAACAGAGCACGTCCGAAGCCCACGGGCTGGAAAAAGGTTTGTGGCAACATGGTCATTTCACCGGCGGAGTTATCGCGCAGTTTTTCTATGTCGCGGCGCAGGTCGGCGTCGGGGCATTCTTCATCAACTACACCACTGAGCACTGGCATACCCTGTCGAACCAGAACGCTTCTTATCTGCTTTCCGTCGGCATGATCAGTTTCATGGTCGGACGTTTTTTCAGCACTTGGCTAATGGGCTTCGTCCGTCCGGCCACGCTGCTGGTGATTTATGCGATCACTAATATCGTCTTATGCGGGGTGGTGGTTGCGGGAATTGATAACGTCTCGGTCATTGCATTAGTGGCGATTTTCTTCTTCATGTCGATCATGTTCCCGACCATTTTTGCGATGGGCGTCAAGAACATGGGCAAACAGACCAAACGCGCCAGCTCCGTGATGATCATGGCGATAGTCGGTGGTGCTATCATGCCGTACCTGATGGGCGCAATCGCCGACCGCTACACCACGGCGGTGTCCTATGCGTTGCCGATGGTCTGCTTCGCCGTCGTCTTAACGTACGCATTACGTCAGCGGGCGAAGTAA
- a CDS encoding DUF2474 family protein, which translates to MNLIQKMDNSVITKAPFWKRIGWMAIIWGGSVLGLFVVATVFHVLMYMAGMREH; encoded by the coding sequence ATGAATTTGATTCAGAAAATGGATAACAGCGTCATCACCAAAGCGCCTTTCTGGAAACGCATCGGCTGGATGGCGATTATCTGGGGCGGCAGCGTTCTGGGGTTATTCGTCGTGGCGACGGTATTCCATGTGCTAATGTATATGGCGGGGATGCGGGAGCATTGA
- a CDS encoding SDR family oxidoreductase, whose translation MNLHLQNKVVIVTGGGSGIGAAISLTLAEEGAIPVIISNTEPANELMHQLQQRVPQAGFILTELREEASCAAAVNDVMARYGRIDGLVNNAGANDSVGLDAGREAFVRSLEQNLIHYYLMAHLSLDALRASRGAIVNISSKTALTGQGNTSGYASAKGGVLALTREWAAALLKDGIRVNAVIPAEVMTPLYERWIKGFDNPEEKMHQITSHIPLGQRMTTPQEIADTVVFLLSSRTSHTTGQWLTVDGGYMHLDRALT comes from the coding sequence ATGAATCTGCATTTGCAAAATAAAGTGGTGATCGTCACCGGGGGCGGCTCAGGCATTGGCGCAGCCATTTCACTGACGCTGGCCGAAGAAGGCGCAATCCCGGTCATTATCAGCAACACCGAACCGGCGAATGAACTGATGCATCAGCTGCAACAGCGGGTTCCACAGGCCGGTTTTATCCTCACCGAGTTACGCGAGGAAGCCAGCTGCGCGGCGGCGGTGAACGACGTGATGGCACGCTACGGCCGCATCGACGGGCTGGTGAATAACGCCGGTGCCAATGACAGCGTCGGGCTGGACGCCGGACGCGAAGCTTTTGTCCGCTCACTGGAGCAGAACCTCATTCATTACTATCTGATGGCACATCTGAGCCTCGATGCCCTGCGCGCCAGCCGGGGCGCCATCGTCAATATCAGCTCTAAAACTGCGCTGACCGGCCAGGGAAACACCAGCGGTTACGCCTCGGCCAAAGGGGGTGTTCTGGCGCTGACCCGCGAATGGGCAGCGGCGCTGCTTAAGGATGGAATTCGGGTCAACGCGGTTATACCGGCGGAAGTGATGACGCCGCTGTATGAGCGCTGGATCAAAGGCTTCGACAATCCTGAAGAAAAAATGCACCAGATAACCTCACATATCCCACTGGGGCAACGCATGACCACGCCGCAAGAAATCGCCGATACCGTGGTATTTCTGCTTTCTTCACGCACTTCCCACACCACCGGCCAGTGGCTGACCGTGGATGGTGGCTATATGCATCTTGACCGGGCGTTAACATGA
- the cydB gene encoding cytochrome d ubiquinol oxidase subunit II, producing the protein MGIDLPLIWFLIIIFGVMMYVVMDGFDLGIGLLFPLVKKEHDRDVMMNTVAPVWDGNETWLVLGGAALYGAFPLAYSVILDALTIPLTLMLFGLIFRGVAFEFRFKASEAKRHVWDKSFIGGSVLATFCQGVVLGAVINGIPVVNRTYAGGALDWLTPFTLFCGVALVVAYALLGCTWLIMKTEGELQDAMHKIAKPLLVLFLLVTAAVSLWTPVSHSDIATRWFTRPNLYWFLPVPVLVVLVSAWMYRAISKKAHHTPFLLTLALVFLGYTGLGISIWPNIIPPSISIWEAASPPQSQGFILVGALFIIPIILVYTFWSYYVFRGKVTPDQGYH; encoded by the coding sequence ATGGGTATCGATTTACCGCTGATCTGGTTTTTGATCATCATCTTCGGGGTGATGATGTACGTAGTGATGGACGGCTTTGATCTGGGCATCGGGCTGCTTTTCCCACTGGTGAAAAAAGAACATGACCGCGACGTGATGATGAACACCGTCGCACCGGTCTGGGACGGCAACGAAACCTGGCTGGTGCTGGGTGGCGCGGCGCTGTACGGCGCTTTCCCCCTGGCCTACTCGGTCATTCTCGATGCGCTGACCATACCGCTGACGCTGATGTTGTTCGGGCTGATATTTCGTGGCGTGGCATTTGAGTTCCGTTTCAAAGCCAGCGAAGCTAAACGTCATGTGTGGGATAAATCTTTCATCGGCGGTTCAGTGCTGGCGACATTCTGTCAGGGCGTGGTGCTGGGTGCGGTAATCAACGGCATTCCAGTGGTTAACCGCACCTATGCTGGAGGCGCGCTGGACTGGCTGACGCCGTTCACGCTGTTCTGCGGCGTTGCGCTGGTGGTGGCTTATGCCCTGCTCGGTTGCACCTGGCTCATCATGAAAACCGAAGGCGAACTGCAGGACGCGATGCATAAAATCGCCAAACCGCTGCTGGTGTTGTTCCTGCTGGTGACGGCGGCGGTCAGCCTGTGGACACCCGTCTCGCACAGCGATATCGCGACCCGCTGGTTCACGCGCCCTAACCTGTACTGGTTCCTGCCGGTACCGGTGCTGGTGGTGTTGGTTTCTGCATGGATGTACCGCGCCATCAGCAAAAAAGCGCATCACACGCCGTTCCTGCTGACGCTGGCGCTGGTTTTCCTTGGCTATACCGGCCTTGGGATCAGCATCTGGCCAAACATTATTCCGCCGTCCATTTCCATCTGGGAAGCCGCATCACCGCCGCAAAGTCAGGGCTTCATTCTGGTCGGCGCGCTGTTCATCATTCCAATCATTTTGGTGTACACCTTCTGGAGCTACTACGTATTCCGCGGGAAAGTCACGCCGGATCAGGGTTATCACTGA